The following coding sequences lie in one Anguilla anguilla isolate fAngAng1 chromosome 14, fAngAng1.pri, whole genome shotgun sequence genomic window:
- the si:ch73-234b20.5 gene encoding vesicle-associated membrane protein 8 — MQEVVLHSYCLQISRAFVNSPLIKEIVLCPAVLSVQHSVEVNITNMADTSAQPAPPTKLTQVQDQVNDVKVILKDNINKVLERGEKLDDLIDKTDDLRATADSFQRTSTRVARKYWWKNIKMMVIIGVVVAIIIILIILFATGVIPT, encoded by the exons ATGCAGGAAGTGGTCCTGCACTCTTACTGTCTCCAGATCAGCAGGGCCTTTGTCAACAGCCCTCTGATAAAAGAAATCGTCCTTTGCCCTGCAGT TTTGTCAGTTCAGCATTCCGTGGAGGTGAACATCACAAACATG GCTGACACAAGTGCACAACCAGCACCGCCGACCAAGCTGACTCAGGTTCAGGATCAAGTCAATGATGTCAAAGTAATCCTGAAGGACAACATAAACAAAGttctggagagaggagagaaactaGATGACCTGATTGATAAAACAGATGACCTCCGGGCAACT gCAGACTCCTTTCAGAGGACATCCACAAGGGTGGCCAGAAAATACTGGTGGAAAAACATAAAGATGATGGTAATCATAGGTGTGGTCGTGGcgatcatcatcatcctcatcattcTGTTTGCCACTGGTGTCATTCCCACTTAA